The Lachnospiraceae bacterium oral taxon 500 genome window below encodes:
- the efp gene encoding elongation factor P, which produces MAVVVQAGNLKNGISIEFEGNIYQVLEFQHVKPGKGPAFVRTKLRNMKSGSIIDKTFRPQDRFEQAVIERKDMQYLYSDGELFHFMDQESFEQIALNAQDLGDALKFVKENDVVMMLSHNGVIFGVEPPISVELTVTHTEPGIKGDTATGATKPAELETGAVVMVPLFINNGDKLKIDTRTGEYVSRV; this is translated from the coding sequence ATGGCAGTAGTAGTACAAGCAGGTAACTTAAAAAACGGAATTTCCATTGAATTCGAGGGCAATATTTATCAGGTTTTGGAATTTCAGCATGTCAAACCCGGTAAAGGACCGGCATTTGTCAGAACGAAATTGAGAAATATGAAGTCCGGCAGCATCATTGATAAGACCTTTCGGCCGCAGGATCGCTTTGAACAGGCGGTAATTGAAAGAAAAGATATGCAGTATCTGTATTCAGACGGAGAATTATTTCACTTTATGGATCAGGAATCCTTTGAGCAGATTGCCTTAAACGCGCAGGATTTGGGCGATGCCTTAAAGTTTGTTAAGGAAAATGATGTGGTCATGATGTTGTCGCATAATGGCGTAATCTTTGGTGTTGAGCCGCCGATCAGCGTGGAGCTGACAGTTACCCATACCGAGCCGGGTATTAAAGGCGATACGGCTACCGGCGCAACCAAACCGGCCGAACTGGAAACCGGCGCAGTGGTAATGGTACCTTTATTTATCAATAACGGAGATAAGCTCAAGATTGATACCCGTACCGGCGAATATGTTTCCCGAGTATAA
- a CDS encoding YqeG family HAD IIIA-type phosphatase — protein MGGKIIYYKERKVEVFMKIYPRYYYPSIYHIPYRQLYDQGFRGIVFDIDNTLVAYDRKMPTAEVAELVALLRRKGFSIVLVSNNTKRRVRPFAKGIRLRSVFSAIKPLPFGLKKGLTILGTKPEETVIIGDQLFTDVIAGNLLGLCTILVQPIQEQEAFYTKIKRKLEKKLLEYAHITNSEDKWREDE, from the coding sequence TTGGGGGGGAAAATAATATATTATAAGGAGAGAAAAGTTGAGGTTTTTATGAAAATATATCCCCGATATTATTATCCAAGTATCTATCATATCCCGTACCGCCAGCTCTATGATCAGGGTTTCCGCGGGATTGTTTTTGACATTGACAACACTCTGGTGGCCTACGACCGGAAAATGCCGACTGCCGAAGTGGCGGAGTTGGTTGCTCTGCTGCGGCGCAAAGGCTTTTCCATTGTTTTGGTTTCCAATAATACCAAGCGTCGGGTTCGTCCCTTTGCCAAAGGGATTCGTCTGCGCAGCGTTTTTTCGGCGATTAAGCCCCTGCCCTTTGGTTTGAAGAAAGGGCTGACCATACTGGGCACGAAGCCGGAGGAAACGGTTATTATCGGCGACCAGCTTTTTACTGATGTGATTGCCGGCAACCTTTTGGGGCTGTGTACAATATTGGTGCAGCCGATTCAGGAACAAGAGGCATTTTACACGAAGATAAAAAGGAAGCTGGAAAAGAAACTGCTGGAATATGCTCATATCACAAACTCAGAAGATAAATGGAGAGAAGATGAATAA
- a CDS encoding carboxymuconolactone decarboxylase, with protein MQVKSKRFEIGLEQLQEIDGVSGEKVIQTLKDIAPDLGEYIIEFAFGDIYSRQGLSLQEREIITITSLLTLGGCEPQLEVHINGSLNVGISPEKIIETFIQCIPYVGFPKVLNATFVAKKIFSERNLTLGSNTNDGR; from the coding sequence ATTCAAGTGAAAAGTAAACGATTTGAAATAGGTTTAGAACAATTACAAGAAATTGATGGTGTGAGTGGCGAAAAAGTTATACAAACATTAAAAGATATTGCTCCAGATTTAGGAGAATATATTATCGAATTTGCATTTGGAGATATTTATAGTAGACAAGGACTTTCTTTGCAAGAAAGAGAAATAATAACTATCACAAGTTTATTGACATTAGGAGGGTGCGAACCACAATTAGAAGTTCATATTAATGGATCTTTAAATGTGGGAATATCTCCGGAAAAAATTATTGAGACATTTATTCAGTGCATTCCGTATGTGGGTTTTCCAAAAGTCTTAAATGCTACATTCGTTGCAAAAAAAATCTTTTCTGAAAGGAATCTTACTTTAGGTAGTAACACAAACGACGGGAGGTAA
- a CDS encoding dockerin type 1 yields the protein MILIKKSLTSSNWSDGQIIVEAADTAKVQIVLNGADITSQTGSVLQIKTADKVFLTLADGTVNQMTDAESYADTSETAADAAIYSKTDLTINGGGALTVNGRYKDGIKSKDELTITGGQLTVSAQDDALTGKDSVAILDGSFVITAGGDGIKSSNTSDTTKGWVSIDGGSFKITAGGDGIQAETIVEINDGTFEIVSGGGSTSAAASQPGQMTPPNRPNQGQQNGHRPPHGQGPQGQQGFNGQWQQSDTNTAAGESNTQSTSSKGVKAGTDLLINGGTMTVNTADDTLHSNGSITIQAGSLTLTSGDDGIHAETDLNITGSAVIDITNSVEGLEAKVVNISGGTVNVNASDDGINATGGTSSDGGFGGGMDQVQEGVAVNISGGVITVNAQGDGLDSNGNVTVSGGTTVIYGPTNNGNGSLDYNGTADISGGTFIAAGSSGMYQGFSQNSSQSSVAFYHNGSAGEQLTLADSAGNVIASFPGVKNYQVVLISTGRLKTGTSYTVYTGGTLSETGSGAVTGGTIKNGTAVMTVTAE from the coding sequence ATGATTTTGATTAAAAAGTCCTTGACAAGTAGCAACTGGAGCGATGGCCAAATCATTGTTGAGGCGGCCGATACGGCTAAAGTGCAGATTGTTTTAAATGGCGCGGATATTACCAGTCAAACCGGCAGCGTTTTGCAGATTAAAACTGCTGACAAGGTATTTTTGACACTGGCTGACGGAACAGTCAATCAGATGACAGATGCCGAAAGCTATGCCGATACTTCGGAAACAGCGGCCGATGCGGCGATTTACAGCAAAACCGACTTGACGATTAACGGCGGCGGTGCGTTGACGGTTAATGGCCGGTACAAGGACGGCATTAAATCGAAGGATGAACTGACCATTACCGGCGGGCAGCTGACGGTATCAGCTCAGGACGATGCACTGACCGGTAAGGATTCGGTTGCGATCTTAGACGGCAGCTTTGTGATTACAGCCGGCGGCGATGGAATCAAATCCAGCAACACAAGCGACACGACAAAGGGCTGGGTTTCGATTGACGGCGGCAGCTTTAAGATTACAGCCGGCGGTGATGGGATTCAAGCGGAAACCATAGTTGAAATCAATGACGGAACTTTTGAGATTGTTTCGGGCGGCGGCAGCACCAGCGCCGCCGCTTCGCAGCCGGGTCAAATGACTCCACCCAATAGACCGAATCAAGGGCAGCAAAACGGTCATAGGCCGCCGCACGGGCAAGGACCACAGGGTCAGCAAGGTTTTAATGGCCAGTGGCAGCAGTCCGATACCAACACAGCGGCAGGTGAAAGTAATACGCAAAGCACCAGCAGCAAAGGGGTGAAAGCCGGTACGGACTTACTGATTAACGGCGGAACAATGACGGTAAATACCGCTGACGATACCCTGCACAGCAATGGCAGTATTACCATTCAGGCGGGCAGTTTGACCCTAACCAGCGGTGACGACGGGATTCATGCCGAAACCGATTTGAATATTACCGGCAGTGCCGTGATTGACATTACGAATAGCGTGGAAGGCTTGGAAGCCAAGGTTGTCAATATCAGCGGCGGCACAGTCAATGTCAATGCTTCCGATGACGGCATTAACGCGACCGGTGGAACCTCTTCTGACGGCGGATTCGGCGGCGGAATGGATCAGGTTCAGGAAGGCGTAGCGGTTAATATTTCCGGCGGAGTGATTACTGTCAACGCTCAGGGCGACGGGCTTGATTCCAACGGCAATGTTACCGTCAGCGGTGGGACGACCGTTATTTACGGGCCGACCAACAACGGCAACGGCAGCCTTGACTACAATGGCACGGCCGATATCAGCGGCGGTACTTTTATTGCAGCCGGCAGCAGTGGCATGTACCAAGGTTTCAGTCAAAACAGCAGTCAGTCCAGCGTGGCATTTTACCATAACGGCAGCGCCGGCGAACAGTTGACTTTAGCAGACAGCGCCGGCAACGTGATAGCATCCTTCCCGGGTGTGAAAAATTATCAAGTGGTTTTGATCAGCACCGGTCGGTTAAAGACCGGAACCAGTTATACCGTATATACCGGCGGCACGCTTTCTGAAACGGGCAGCGGAGCAGTAACCGGCGGTACAATTAAAAACGGTACGGCGGTGATGACGGTAACAGCAGAATAG
- the mltG gene encoding endolytic transglycosylase MltG — protein MIRNVVGEILQVIVRIAFIGAVIFAVVRGTSWAYQNAYALIQRPGQTGEGKEVTIEIPKGVGTEKIAAILKKNGLIENELFFRALAKLNGYDAKFQTGKFKLDTAMDEYRIMEILMKDGEKRKTVKFTIPEGYTILQIANKMVELGICKSSDEFVQACNDISKYNYDFVQEIPERNLRLQGYLFPDTYEIYADAKVTEVIEKMLKRFDAIYDADFRARTTALGYSIDQVVNMASIIEKEVRVPEERKLVASVINNRMKIDMPLQMCSTVMYVLNKSYPQLTIADTKIDSPYNTYINRGLPAGPIANPGKAAIEAVLYPEETDYIYFVLKDAESGEHVFSRTLDEHNAAKVKYKDHLQ, from the coding sequence ATGATCAGGAATGTAGTCGGAGAAATTTTACAGGTGATTGTGCGGATCGCTTTTATCGGAGCGGTTATATTTGCCGTGGTCAGAGGTACGAGCTGGGCTTATCAAAACGCATACGCCCTGATCCAGAGACCCGGCCAAACCGGAGAAGGCAAGGAAGTAACCATCGAAATTCCCAAAGGTGTGGGTACGGAAAAGATTGCCGCGATTTTAAAAAAGAACGGGCTGATTGAAAATGAGCTTTTTTTCCGGGCGCTGGCCAAGCTGAACGGGTATGATGCTAAGTTTCAAACCGGCAAGTTCAAGCTGGATACGGCGATGGATGAGTACCGGATCATGGAAATCCTGATGAAGGACGGCGAAAAGAGGAAGACCGTTAAGTTTACCATTCCGGAGGGCTACACTATCCTGCAAATTGCCAATAAGATGGTCGAACTGGGTATCTGCAAAAGCAGCGATGAATTTGTTCAGGCCTGCAATGATATTTCCAAGTATAATTATGATTTTGTTCAGGAAATCCCGGAGCGGAATCTGCGGCTGCAGGGTTATCTTTTCCCCGATACCTATGAGATTTACGCCGATGCCAAGGTGACGGAAGTCATTGAAAAAATGCTGAAGCGCTTTGATGCGATTTATGATGCCGATTTCCGGGCCAGAACGACGGCGCTGGGGTATAGCATCGACCAGGTGGTCAATATGGCATCAATCATTGAAAAAGAAGTGCGGGTGCCGGAGGAGCGCAAATTAGTGGCCAGTGTCATCAATAACCGGATGAAAATTGATATGCCGCTGCAAATGTGCTCAACGGTTATGTATGTTTTAAATAAATCCTATCCGCAGTTGACGATTGCCGATACCAAAATTGATTCACCGTATAATACCTATATTAACCGGGGACTGCCGGCCGGGCCGATTGCCAATCCGGGTAAGGCGGCGATAGAGGCGGTGCTTTATCCCGAAGAAACGGATTATATCTACTTTGTGCTCAAAGATGCCGAAAGCGGCGAGCATGTATTCAGCCGGACGCTGGATGAGCACAATGCGGCCAAGGTCAAATACAAGGATCATTTGCAATAA
- a CDS encoding ribonuclease J, whose translation MWRYFLKNKQQEKHEDKIKIIPLGGLDQIGMNITLFEYKNDIIIIDCGLAFPDEEMLGIDLVIPDFSYLKQNADKVRGLVVTHGHEDHIGAIPYLLKELNIPVYGSRLTLGLVENKLKEHKILEKCKLKSVGMGQSVRLGKFRAEFIRTNHSIPDAAAIAIHTPLGVIIHSGDFKVDYTPIYGKAIDVHRLAELGREGVLALLADSTNVLREGYTMSESTVGKSFDAIFNENKGRRLIVATFASNVDRVQQIINSAKAHRRKVAVEGRSMVNVVTTAQELGYIKMPKNMLISSDELDNYKDSQVVIITTGSQGEPLSALSRIANNTHRKISIKEGDLVILSSKPIPGNEKYIARVINGLYKKGADVIYEDTHVSGHACREELKLLHTLVRPRYFIPVHGEYRHLKSHQELAVELGMQKKDVYILENGNVFALSQDGGEVIDKIPIETVLVDGLGVGDVGDVVLRDRQKLSQDGLIVVSIVVDRYTSEILASPEIVSRGFIYVKENASLMDDIKDIVSRSLERATMKNIHDWTKIKTMIRDDIREYLWQYLKRNPMVLPVLTQVEV comes from the coding sequence ATGTGGAGGTATTTTTTGAAAAACAAACAACAAGAAAAACATGAAGATAAGATAAAGATTATTCCGCTCGGGGGGTTAGACCAAATCGGAATGAATATTACCTTATTTGAATATAAGAATGATATTATTATCATTGACTGCGGATTAGCGTTTCCGGATGAAGAAATGCTGGGAATTGATCTTGTCATTCCGGATTTTTCCTATTTAAAGCAAAATGCCGACAAAGTGCGGGGCTTAGTGGTAACGCACGGGCATGAGGATCACATCGGCGCGATTCCATATTTATTAAAGGAATTAAATATTCCGGTTTACGGGAGCCGCTTGACTTTAGGTTTAGTGGAAAACAAGCTGAAGGAACATAAAATTTTAGAAAAGTGCAAGCTCAAAAGCGTCGGCATGGGACAAAGTGTGCGGCTGGGCAAGTTTCGGGCGGAGTTTATCCGCACCAATCATTCGATTCCGGATGCGGCGGCTATTGCGATTCATACTCCGCTGGGTGTGATTATTCACAGCGGCGATTTCAAGGTGGATTATACGCCGATTTACGGCAAGGCGATTGACGTTCATCGTTTGGCCGAGCTTGGCCGGGAGGGCGTGCTGGCGCTGCTGGCCGATTCAACCAATGTGCTGCGTGAGGGCTATACCATGTCGGAAAGTACGGTTGGTAAGTCCTTCGATGCGATTTTTAATGAAAATAAAGGGCGGCGGCTGATTGTTGCTACTTTTGCGTCCAATGTTGACCGGGTCCAGCAGATTATCAACTCGGCCAAGGCGCACCGGCGCAAGGTGGCAGTCGAGGGCCGGTCGATGGTTAATGTGGTTACGACCGCGCAGGAACTGGGCTATATCAAAATGCCGAAAAATATGCTGATCAGCAGTGATGAACTGGATAATTATAAGGACAGTCAGGTGGTCATTATTACTACCGGCAGCCAAGGCGAGCCGCTGTCGGCGCTGTCGAGAATAGCCAATAATACGCACCGCAAAATTAGTATCAAAGAAGGCGATTTGGTTATTTTAAGCTCCAAACCGATTCCCGGCAATGAAAAATACATAGCCAGAGTAATTAACGGCTTGTATAAAAAGGGTGCGGACGTTATTTATGAGGACACCCATGTATCGGGGCATGCTTGCCGCGAAGAATTGAAACTTCTGCACACTTTGGTGCGCCCGCGGTATTTTATCCCGGTGCACGGTGAGTACCGGCACTTGAAATCGCATCAGGAACTGGCGGTGGAGCTGGGTATGCAGAAAAAAGATGTTTATATTTTGGAAAACGGGAATGTCTTTGCTTTGTCGCAGGACGGGGGCGAAGTAATTGATAAGATTCCGATTGAAACCGTATTGGTTGACGGTTTGGGCGTCGGCGATGTCGGTGATGTTGTGCTGCGTGACCGGCAAAAGCTGTCGCAGGATGGATTGATTGTAGTTTCGATTGTGGTTGACCGCTATACCAGTGAGATCCTGGCCAGCCCCGAAATCGTATCGCGCGGGTTTATTTATGTCAAGGAAAACGCCAGTTTGATGGATGACATTAAAGATATTGTCAGCCGATCGCTGGAAAGAGCAACTATGAAAAATATCCATGACTGGACGAAGATTAAGACAATGATTCGAGATGACATTAGAGAATATCTGTGGCAGTATTTGAAACGGAATCCGATGGTACTGCCCGTCCTGACACAAGTGGAGGTATAG
- a CDS encoding Asp23/Gls24 family envelope stress response protein — MERRILKIDDQQGGGTVNIADEVIAVIAGMAAVEVEGVAGMVGKLRGELVELLGMKNLGKGIKVRVNEQEEITLDLAVIIEFDVSVQDVTAKVQKKVKSTVENMTGLTVAAVNVKVSGVEPKARERKPKKTGSGA, encoded by the coding sequence ATGGAACGAAGAATATTAAAGATTGATGATCAGCAAGGCGGCGGCACAGTCAATATTGCCGATGAAGTGATTGCTGTGATTGCCGGCATGGCGGCAGTCGAGGTAGAAGGTGTAGCCGGCATGGTCGGCAAGCTTCGGGGCGAGTTGGTTGAGCTGCTGGGTATGAAAAATCTGGGCAAAGGGATTAAAGTCCGGGTCAATGAGCAGGAAGAAATCACTTTGGACTTGGCGGTTATCATTGAATTCGATGTCAGTGTTCAGGATGTGACGGCCAAGGTTCAAAAGAAAGTAAAGTCGACAGTGGAGAATATGACCGGCCTGACGGTGGCTGCGGTCAATGTTAAAGTCAGCGGCGTAGAGCCGAAAGCCAGAGAGAGAAAACCCAAGAAAACCGGCTCCGGCGCATAA
- a CDS encoding peptidase U32: MKKPELLAPAGSYENLVTAVKYGADAVYLGGSVLGLRAKAKNFSPEEMVAGVAYARENGVKVYVTVNVFAHNQDIKAAKTYLRELGEEIKPDALIVADPGLLMLVRETLPEMEIHLSTQANNTNYLTYRFWYGQGVKRAVLARELSLAEISEIRANIPADMEMEGFVHGAMCMSYSGRCLISNYLTGQDANHGACTQSCRWKYHLVEETRPGEYLPVSEDENGTYFFNSKDLCMIDHLEDIMAAGLDSLKIEGRMKTPLYVATVVKAYRQAIDLCLSDPAAYQAKKACFLAEVGKCSHRHFDTGFFYGRPQNGQIYENSAYIKDYVFTAKVLGYDSASGLHLIEQRNKFSVGDTLEILTQRGDNLSFSVESIQTESGEGKTSATLAKEKLWLRLPGPVASETIIRRPAGE, translated from the coding sequence ATAAAAAAGCCGGAGCTGCTGGCGCCGGCCGGTTCGTATGAAAACTTGGTGACTGCCGTTAAATACGGGGCCGACGCGGTTTATTTGGGCGGTTCGGTCTTGGGACTGCGGGCGAAAGCGAAAAACTTCAGTCCGGAAGAAATGGTGGCCGGCGTGGCCTATGCCCGCGAAAACGGAGTAAAGGTTTATGTGACGGTGAATGTTTTTGCCCATAATCAGGACATAAAAGCGGCTAAGACTTATTTGCGGGAGCTGGGCGAGGAAATAAAACCGGATGCGTTGATTGTGGCTGATCCGGGACTTTTGATGCTGGTTCGGGAAACTTTGCCGGAGATGGAAATTCATCTCAGCACACAGGCCAATAACACCAATTACCTGACATACCGTTTTTGGTACGGACAGGGTGTTAAGCGAGCGGTGCTGGCCAGAGAATTGTCGCTGGCGGAAATCAGTGAAATCAGAGCCAATATTCCGGCGGATATGGAGATGGAAGGCTTTGTTCACGGGGCGATGTGTATGTCTTATTCGGGGCGCTGTCTGATCAGTAATTATTTGACCGGGCAGGATGCCAATCACGGCGCCTGCACCCAAAGCTGCCGCTGGAAATATCATTTGGTTGAGGAAACCAGACCGGGCGAATATCTGCCGGTATCGGAGGACGAAAACGGCACCTATTTTTTTAATTCCAAAGATTTATGCATGATTGATCATTTGGAGGACATCATGGCCGCGGGGCTGGATAGCCTGAAAATTGAGGGGCGAATGAAAACACCGCTGTATGTGGCAACGGTGGTCAAGGCGTACCGACAGGCGATTGATTTGTGTCTTAGCGATCCGGCTGCTTATCAGGCCAAGAAAGCCTGTTTTTTGGCGGAAGTGGGGAAATGTTCACACCGGCACTTTGACACCGGCTTTTTTTACGGCCGGCCGCAGAATGGACAAATCTATGAAAACTCAGCGTATATTAAAGATTATGTTTTTACGGCCAAGGTGCTGGGCTATGATTCGGCCAGCGGGCTGCATTTGATTGAGCAGCGCAATAAGTTTTCGGTGGGCGATACCTTGGAGATTTTGACCCAGCGGGGAGATAATCTTTCTTTTTCGGTGGAGTCGATTCAAACCGAGAGCGGCGAGGGAAAGACCAGTGCGACTTTAGCCAAGGAAAAACTGTGGCTCCGTCTGCCTGGGCCGGTGGCATCGGAAACCATTATCCGCCGGCCGGCCGGGGAGTAA
- the xseB gene encoding exodeoxyribonuclease VII small subunit, with translation MEEMLRQVDQIIKDLQTGELSFEENLAAYQRGTELLKECSGRLEKAEKELIVLEVDEI, from the coding sequence ATGGAAGAAATGCTCCGGCAGGTTGATCAGATTATCAAGGACTTGCAGACGGGAGAGTTGAGTTTTGAGGAAAACTTGGCGGCTTACCAAAGAGGGACTGAGCTTTTAAAGGAATGCAGCGGCCGGCTGGAGAAGGCGGAAAAAGAACTGATTGTGTTGGAAGTAGATGAGATATGA
- the xseA gene encoding exodeoxyribonuclease VII large subunit, which translates to MAGKIFQVSEVNLYIKNLFRDDFLLNHLQIEGEVSNAKRHTSGHIYFTLKDEAGAIACVLFAGYAGGVELLPQNGEKVVVTGGVGVYEKTGSYQVYVREIRAGGRGDLAQKLEALKQKLAADGIFGKPKKRLPLLPERIGLVTSATGAALQDILQIAGRRNPGVQLILYPSLVQGERAAANIAAGIEYFNRQKEPVDVLIIGRGGGSLEDLWAFNEEAVVRAIFHSGIPVISAVGHETDVTLSDLAADLRAPTPSAAAELAIPEQAVQRQKLNESRHRLDSAFRQYGGMLGNEIEQARLRLTHYHPRRKWEELTAGLAGREKELNREFRHYLRQVRWELELKQKELTAAAPQAKLTAGYAYLTAADGRGITTAEQVQAGDLLQIYLRDGRLTARVEEKESGGKEKRN; encoded by the coding sequence ATGGCAGGCAAAATATTTCAGGTTTCGGAAGTCAATTTATATATTAAAAATCTGTTTCGGGATGATTTTTTGCTGAATCATCTGCAAATTGAGGGCGAAGTCAGCAATGCCAAACGCCATACTTCCGGCCATATTTATTTTACCTTAAAGGATGAAGCAGGAGCGATTGCCTGCGTGCTGTTTGCCGGCTATGCGGGTGGTGTCGAGCTGTTGCCCCAAAATGGCGAAAAAGTGGTCGTAACCGGCGGTGTCGGCGTTTATGAAAAAACCGGCAGCTATCAGGTTTATGTCCGGGAAATCAGAGCCGGCGGCCGGGGCGATTTAGCGCAAAAATTGGAAGCACTCAAGCAAAAATTAGCGGCGGACGGTATTTTTGGAAAGCCGAAAAAGAGACTGCCGCTGCTGCCGGAAAGAATTGGTCTGGTGACCAGTGCAACCGGCGCGGCGCTTCAGGATATTTTGCAGATTGCCGGCCGGCGCAATCCCGGAGTGCAGTTAATCTTATATCCCAGTCTGGTTCAGGGTGAGCGGGCGGCGGCTAATATTGCGGCCGGGATTGAATATTTTAACCGCCAAAAGGAACCGGTTGATGTGCTCATTATCGGCCGGGGAGGCGGTTCATTAGAGGATTTATGGGCGTTTAATGAAGAAGCGGTTGTACGGGCAATTTTTCATTCCGGGATTCCTGTCATTTCCGCTGTCGGCCATGAAACCGATGTGACGCTGTCGGATTTGGCGGCGGATTTGCGGGCACCGACACCATCGGCGGCAGCTGAACTGGCGATTCCTGAGCAAGCCGTGCAAAGACAAAAGCTGAACGAAAGCCGGCACCGCTTAGACAGCGCCTTTCGGCAGTATGGCGGGATGCTTGGAAATGAAATCGAACAGGCCCGGCTGCGGCTGACGCACTATCATCCGCGCCGCAAATGGGAAGAACTGACAGCCGGGCTGGCCGGCCGGGAGAAGGAATTAAACCGCGAGTTCAGACATTATTTGCGGCAAGTTCGTTGGGAACTTGAACTGAAACAAAAGGAACTGACCGCAGCCGCTCCGCAGGCCAAGCTGACGGCCGGTTACGCTTATTTAACAGCGGCGGATGGCCGGGGGATTACAACCGCAGAGCAGGTTCAAGCCGGTGACCTTTTGCAGATATATCTGCGGGACGGTCGGCTGACGGCAAGAGTGGAGGAAAAGGAAAGTGGCGGCAAAGAAAAAAGAAATTAG
- a CDS encoding MerR family transcriptional regulator, producing MKIGEIANKTNLPASTLRYYEKKGLLKVDRDKNGRRYYKESDIEWIKFIRRLKETGMLIKDIRHYSELRYVGLITMPERLQILQLHRNYVLEQQLKWTEYLQNLDDKIEFYQQSIKNMTKHNL from the coding sequence ATGAAAATAGGCGAAATTGCAAATAAAACAAATCTTCCAGCAAGTACCCTTCGTTACTACGAAAAAAAAGGATTACTCAAAGTAGATAGAGACAAAAATGGTAGGAGATATTATAAAGAAAGCGATATAGAGTGGATAAAATTTATAAGACGGCTGAAAGAAACAGGAATGCTTATCAAAGATATTCGACATTATTCCGAGTTACGATATGTTGGCTTGATTACAATGCCTGAACGATTACAAATTCTCCAATTACACAGGAATTATGTTTTAGAACAGCAACTAAAATGGACTGAGTATCTTCAAAATTTAGATGATAAAATTGAGTTCTATCAGCAATCTATTAAAAATATGACAAAACATAACTTGTAA
- a CDS encoding antitermination protein NusB has product MKLKEKRELLFRVLFGQSFHQEQDLDAEALEVFNRNEKPVSEEDQAVVRQELEEIRKLLPEIDERINRRVERWNTATMAKVELAILRLTVYELFYKKEAPVGILAKDAVSLAAGYGQDAAYRFVNGAVSRLLEELPAESTGGNGEGEAE; this is encoded by the coding sequence ATGAAATTAAAAGAAAAAAGGGAGCTGCTGTTTCGGGTATTGTTCGGACAAAGCTTTCATCAGGAACAGGATTTGGATGCGGAGGCGCTGGAAGTATTTAACCGCAATGAAAAACCGGTGTCGGAAGAGGATCAGGCCGTAGTGCGGCAGGAACTGGAAGAAATCAGAAAACTGCTGCCGGAGATTGACGAGCGGATTAATCGCCGGGTGGAGCGCTGGAATACTGCAACTATGGCCAAGGTGGAACTGGCGATTTTACGTTTGACGGTATACGAGCTGTTTTATAAAAAAGAAGCGCCGGTCGGTATTTTGGCCAAGGACGCCGTCAGTCTGGCTGCCGGTTATGGGCAGGATGCCGCTTATCGTTTTGTCAACGGGGCAGTCAGCAGACTCTTAGAGGAGCTGCCGGCGGAAAGTACCGGCGGAAACGGAGAAGGGGAAGCGGAATAA
- a CDS encoding O-methyltransferase, with product MENVNTLFTGGISDKEAFFSLFYEEEGFLSDLGKSARRREVPVIRPEMAQLLQLLLRLQRPRRILEVGTAVAYSALLMSRFLPADGKLLTIERNPIMQREAEENLTAAKTWLADQARGDEPSAGQPERVQPDKIELLCGDAARLLPELKEPFDFIFLDSAKAQYIHFLPELVRLLTAGGLLVTDNVLQNGEIMVSRHLLPRRERTTHKRMREYLRAVGIHPQLTTHYFGLADGATVSIKKD from the coding sequence ATGGAAAACGTAAATACTCTGTTTACCGGCGGCATCAGTGACAAAGAAGCCTTTTTCTCTTTGTTTTACGAGGAGGAAGGCTTTTTGTCCGATTTGGGCAAATCTGCCCGCCGACGTGAGGTGCCGGTTATTCGGCCGGAAATGGCGCAGCTTTTGCAGCTTTTGCTGCGGCTGCAAAGACCGCGGCGAATTTTGGAGGTTGGGACAGCAGTGGCTTATTCGGCGCTTTTGATGAGTCGCTTCTTGCCGGCAGACGGGAAACTTCTGACGATCGAGCGGAACCCGATCATGCAGCGGGAAGCCGAAGAAAACCTGACTGCGGCCAAGACGTGGCTGGCGGATCAAGCGCGGGGAGACGAGCCGAGTGCCGGTCAGCCGGAGAGAGTTCAGCCCGATAAAATAGAATTATTATGTGGCGATGCCGCCCGGCTTCTGCCGGAATTAAAGGAACCGTTTGATTTTATTTTTTTGGATTCCGCCAAGGCGCAATATATTCATTTTTTGCCGGAATTGGTGCGGCTCTTAACCGCCGGCGGACTTTTGGTAACGGATAATGTGCTGCAAAACGGTGAGATTATGGTTTCCCGTCATTTGCTGCCGCGCCGGGAAAGGACGACCCATAAGCGAATGCGCGAATATTTGCGGGCGGTCGGGATTCACCCGCAGCTGACAACGCATTACTTTGGACTGGCAGACGGAGCAACGGTCAGTATAAAAAAGGATTAA